The Mastacembelus armatus chromosome 13, fMasArm1.2, whole genome shotgun sequence DNA segment AATAATGAGTAAGAAGAAATGTCTTTTTGTAAGGCATTTCTGCTCAAATTGTGAAAGTAGATGGCATTAAATAATCAGATTTGAAATTTTCATTCAATTATTTCAGAGAAAGCCAATTTTGAGAAATTATGTGagaaactgatgtttttgtgtttttactgttagAGATTCCAGTGAAACATCAAAAATTCAAATGGACCCTACAAGAGACCCTGCAAACCCCTTTGTTGGTTTGGCCTTTAAACTGGAGGTACAACATCTCTCGTATATTCTAGTActgtctttttcatttcacCAATTTTGCAGGAAGGTCCTCACTCAGTCTGTCTCGTTTCCTCTGGTCTTTTACATGAACAGGCAGGGAGGTTTGGTCAGCTGACATATGTGCGGGTGTACCAGGGCTGCCTGAAGAAGGGGGAATACATCCACAACACACGCACAACCAAGAAAGTCAGAGTTCAGAGGCTTGTGCGTCTCCATGCCGATCAGATGGAGGTGAGAATAAACCAGCCAACATCCGCAGGCCAATTTTCCAGCTTAAACAGTAGAGCAGCATGACTGGTCATAATACTTAGGTTCCTCTTTTGGCTTCACTCAAGTGTATAGATAACAACCACATCCCCTGTGATACCAAAGTAACGTTTCCATCCGTCTTGCGTCatgagaaaacatgaaacatcaaCAACAGGACAACAATCAGTTATTAAAAATGAGACATTTGGATCAGCTCAGTCCTGAAATGCAGCATCTTGTCCTCTTGTCTCCATCACTCCTTTGTCTCCGTTTCATCCATGCTGTTTCAGGATGTGGATGAGGTTTATGCAGGAGACATCTGTGCTCTGTTTGGGATCGACTGTGCTAGTGGAGACACTTTTACATGTAGGACCAACGCCAACCTTTCCATGGTGAGTAGTTTTAATGTGAATCACAAGTGAAAGAGCAGGGCACCTGCAcatattaatgtgtgtttggaaaTTATTATTGTGCTTTACTCCACAATATAGCTTAAGGAGAATCTTGTGTCTATGTAATTTTGTCCCACAGGAGTCAATTCACATCCCAGACCCCGTCATTTCCATGTCAATGAAGCCAGTcaacaaggtaaaaaaaaaaaaaaaatacatgaactgTATGTGCTGTATAAATCTTAACTGTACAGTCTGAATCTACAACTTTTtcctttgtcattttctatCCAACAGAATGACCTGGACAAATTCTCCAAAGGCATCAACCGTTTTACCAGGGAAGATCCGACATTCAGAGTGCATTTTGACACAGAGAGCAAAGAAACCATCATTTCGGGGATGGGCGAGCTGCATCTGGAAATCTACTCCCAGGTACACAGTCAAATATTGTGCAACTCCAGGATGCACTGCATGCTTGATACAACATGTAAGAATGGCTTTAGTTAATGGATCGGACAGTTGACCTCAAAACACCAAGTAACATACTTTAATGACAGTGTTGTATATCAAGTGGGTTTTAATTTATGATTTGGAGCTGTCAGAAGAAGCCCTCTGTAACAGTCAGTGTCTCTGCGATAAAATCAGCTTGTTGCTTAGGAATTTTTTAATGTtctaaaaagaagaaaagtgcTGTCTCTGGCCTATCATAACTGGTAGAGACTACACAACAAATCAATTCTAATGCTCtgagcttttgtgtttttggaacGGGCTCTAGTTGAGATATCCAGACCTCAACAAATAAGACTGAACTTCAGTCTCACCTgcttgttctgttgtttttgccccttttcttatttgttttggtttgttgtttcaGAGGATGGATAGGGAATACAACTGTGCCTGTGTGATGGGAAAGCCCAAAGTAGCTTTCAGAGAGACGATCACCGATCCTGTGCCGTAAGTCCTGACCAtgtgactgacacacacacacagaacagcttAAACTAAGGTAATAGTTTTTATACACCCTTTAATTGGACTACACTAATTGgactaaaccaaaaaaaagacaGTATAATGTAAAGTATTGtaatgtattattatatatgaTGGGTAAATCCGGCTGCTGATAGTACAAACGCCAACCTTTCTGTAGTTTCTGCAGCAACCATCAACAGGAAGTGTTGGTTTAGTACTTACAGCCTCATCATAAACACATTCAAGCTCCATTATTGGAATACAAGACGTTTTAGTCGTAATGGCAGTGGGATCAATTTCAGCAGTTTAGTTTATGTTAGGAGGCTTTTCACAATGACAGCGAGGCAGCTGCTCCATCTGCAGCACTTTAACTCCCTCTGATGGAGACCAGGTGAACAGCAGTTTCCAGTGAATGATTTCCTGCAAGaatataccacagtgtgtcagATTAACATGAGATGTCAAGCAGTAAAACTGTTCCTTTATATAGTAGAGATCCAGCATGAGTGTCAGTGCTCATCATAACCCACTAAGGTACCGGAACAGTTTACTGTAAGATGCCATTCTTGGTTGATAGGATTGACTTCTGTATCAACTTGTTAATTTGGAAAAGCAGTTAATCAGGTTTGTTAACATAAACATTCATATTTACAGCTTCATAAATGCTGAgaccagctttttttttttttttcatgtttcatttcattagaAAATTATTAAATAGCGATTTTGCCTTAGTTGCATATTGGACTAAAATGTAACAGTTGTCATTTGCAGTAGCCATCCGGTTCACCAGAGCGAAGAAAAATTCATGATTAACATAATTGTTAGTTGCAGTCCTTGATATTACACTTGCCAGGTGTTTTACTAAGTGATGGGGGATTATTGTTGTGAGTGTTTTTACCTGAGACACCATCTCATGCAGCAGAATGCCATAGTCAAACTTCAGCTGGTCGTTCTCAGTCGCCTGCAGCAAACAAGGGAAAAATGAAGCCAAAGCATGGAAAGTGAGTCCATTGCAAATGTCACAGATTTAATCCTCAGTTGGTGTGcagcttaagaaaaaaaatcttttctgttGTAAACAACATAACAATTAGCCCTACTGATCAATGAAAGATTGACGAGCAGACTCAACGACAGATAGAACAACCTACCAGCTGCGTGATGTTGGCCACCTGAGCCAtgttgtacagtgtgttttcGTTGGATTCATTCAGCATGATGAAGCTGGAGGCCAAGATACCCAGGTGCCAGAAAGGCTGCATGTCAGGCTCAATGTTACCATAGCTGTCTGTTGGTCAGAGTGTCACGAAGGAGGTTAGATCATTGTGTGTATTCAATGGGGCTTTATAATGCAACATTTGCCTCGTCGAGTGTCGACACACTGTGTGCTCATAAGGTGCAGTAGATCGGTTTCAGGATCAGTGATGACAGAGTGGTTGTTAGTGTTGAGAGGAACACTTGAGTTcacttaaaaacaacaaactcttAACAGTGTTGAAACCCCAGAATGCAACAGCTTCAGATGGTCGGTGTTGTGCAATGTATGTGAGTTTTTCTTGTACAAACcaggtaaatgtgttttcaacagGCTTTGGTTCGTTTTGTACTGTTGATACAAGGCCTCCTCTTGAGATTTAATGCTGATTTTCAGGAGCTCCTGACATGAGGCGTGGACCTGGGGCGAGCCCTGGCTCTCTCCCCTCGGAAACAACACCTCAGCAGAGAGTTTCTCTGTCGTCTGGACGCAGTGGATtaaaaagaggcagagagggaaaaGGCACTTAGGAAAGAGGTGGTTTACAGAACAAAGGCGTAGTCCAGTCAGTGAAGGTTGCAACATACTATTAATCATACAAGCCACTGTGAGGCTCCTTTTAACTGCTGTTTTAAGTAAAGCTCTTTCATATCGGGTCAGACCTGCCCATTGCAAAACCAGAGATTAACTGTGTGTATCTTTCCATGAACACAGTGGTGAGAATAATGCTAAACATGGATTATCTTCACAGACGAACTCAAACGAGCATGATAGTAAACCTCTAAAAGCAcaataaagattttaaatgaTCTGgttcagaaaaaatatatattagatGTCTCATTTTAATTATATAACTTCTTATATAACTATATAATGTCATAtttaggaaaaagaaaagaaaaaagaaaaacatcctaCATTGCTAATGAACTCCTGCACGGTGATTTCCAGCTTATACTTTCTTCCTGTGTCTGCCACATCCTGAAATGGAAATCAGAAATAAACCACAGTCAAACGTGCATACCATCACTACTCCCTGTGTAAACCTTGTATACCTATAAAGGTCAAAGGTTCACATTGCGATAGTGGAGTTCAGCTGACCTCTGCGTGTCCGCTGTGG contains these protein-coding regions:
- the lxn gene encoding latexin isoform X1, whose translation is MSLVMVVVLAAFAGVTGSPCATIRPEAASLDVSNHSSSVLQGQQEKVSAVVKAEEDVMATGELNPNHYPARRAAQVVQHYLNTRYGSPYRLFGLHRVHSGHAEDVADTGRKYKLEITVQEFISNTTEKLSAEVLFPRGESQGSPQVHASCQELLKISIKSQEEALYQQYKTNQSLLKTHLPDSYGNIEPDMQPFWHLGILASSFIMLNESNENTLYNMAQVANITQLATENDQLKFDYGILLHEMVSQEIIHWKLLFTWSPSEGVKVLQMEQLPRCHCEKPPNIN
- the lxn gene encoding latexin isoform X2; the encoded protein is MATGELNPNHYPARRAAQVVQHYLNTRYGSPYRLFGLHRVHSGHAEDVADTGRKYKLEITVQEFISNTTEKLSAEVLFPRGESQGSPQVHASCQELLKISIKSQEEALYQQYKTNQSLLKTHLPDSYGNIEPDMQPFWHLGILASSFIMLNESNENTLYNMAQVANITQLATENDQLKFDYGILLHEMVSQEIIHWKLLFTWSPSEGVKVLQMEQLPRCHCEKPPNIN